A stretch of the Acidobacteriota bacterium genome encodes the following:
- a CDS encoding ferritin family protein encodes MTKTLDLSKLDLQDALDLAILVEDEAKERYDELAAQMETHHTADAAVFFHFMSKNEAKHGEELTARRKELFGDAPRRVDRSMVWEIEAPEYENVHAFMTLHEALTVAMAAEVKAHWFFTDALKLPMADPVRKLFLELQEEEVHHQELVGREIAKLPPDEAAPPEEFADEPVSQ; translated from the coding sequence ATGACGAAGACTCTCGACCTCTCCAAGCTCGACCTTCAGGACGCCCTCGACCTCGCCATCCTCGTGGAGGACGAAGCCAAGGAGCGCTACGACGAGCTTGCCGCGCAGATGGAGACGCACCACACCGCCGACGCCGCCGTGTTCTTCCACTTCATGTCGAAGAACGAGGCGAAGCACGGCGAGGAGCTCACCGCCCGCCGCAAGGAGCTCTTCGGCGACGCGCCCCGCCGGGTGGACCGCTCGATGGTCTGGGAGATCGAAGCCCCCGAATACGAGAACGTCCACGCGTTCATGACGCTCCACGAGGCCCTGACCGTCGCGATGGCGGCCGAGGTGAAGGCCCACTGGTTCTTTACGGATGCCCTCAAGCTCCCGATGGCCGACCCGGTCCGGAAGCTCTTCCTCGAGCTGCAGGAGGAAGAGGTCCACCACCAGGAGCTCGTCGGCCGCGAGATCGCGAAGCTCCCGCCCGACGAGGCGGCGCCCCCGGAAGAGTTCGCGGACGAGCCGGTCTCGCAGTAG
- a CDS encoding phosphoribosylaminoimidazolesuccinocarboxamide synthase, giving the protein MPEAVLETSLPGLPPPRRGKVRDVYDLGDRLLLVATDRISAFDCVLSPGIPDKGKILTQLSNFWFRRFADVVPNHLIETDASLFPEPAAAHAALLSGRSVLAKKCAVVPFECVARGYLAGSGWKEYRESGAVCGIPLPKGLREADRLPEAIFTPATKAESGHDINVSFEAMASAAGAELATRLKSLTLELYSRAAAYAAGRGIVLADTKFEFGLDPSGAAVWIDEVLTPDSSRFWPADTWRPGGSPPSFDKQFVRDFLEKTGWNKTPPAPVLPPDVVAGTRARYAEAYERLTGMPFRA; this is encoded by the coding sequence ATGCCTGAAGCCGTGCTCGAGACTTCCCTGCCGGGGCTTCCGCCGCCGCGCCGCGGAAAGGTGCGCGACGTCTACGACCTCGGCGACCGCCTCCTCCTCGTCGCGACCGACCGCATCTCCGCCTTCGACTGCGTCCTCTCCCCGGGAATCCCCGACAAGGGAAAGATCCTCACGCAGCTCTCGAACTTCTGGTTCCGCCGGTTCGCCGACGTCGTCCCGAACCACCTGATCGAGACGGACGCCTCGCTGTTCCCCGAGCCCGCCGCCGCGCACGCGGCGCTCCTCTCGGGCCGCAGCGTCCTCGCGAAGAAGTGCGCCGTCGTCCCGTTCGAGTGCGTGGCCCGCGGCTATCTGGCGGGCTCGGGCTGGAAGGAATACCGCGAATCGGGCGCCGTCTGCGGCATCCCGCTGCCGAAGGGGCTGCGCGAAGCGGACCGCCTTCCCGAGGCCATCTTCACCCCCGCCACGAAGGCCGAGTCCGGGCACGACATCAACGTCTCGTTCGAGGCCATGGCCTCTGCGGCCGGGGCGGAGCTCGCGACGCGCCTCAAGAGCCTCACGCTCGAGCTCTACTCCCGCGCGGCCGCCTACGCGGCCGGGCGCGGGATCGTCCTCGCGGACACGAAATTCGAGTTCGGCCTCGATCCGTCGGGGGCCGCCGTCTGGATCGACGAGGTGCTCACGCCCGACTCCTCCCGGTTCTGGCCGGCGGACACGTGGCGCCCGGGCGGCTCGCCGCCGTCCTTCGACAAGCAGTTCGTGCGCGACTTCCTCGAGAAGACCGGCTGGAACAAGACGCCGCCGGCGCCCGTCCTGCCGCCGGACGTCGTCGCGGGCACACGCGCGCGCTACGCCGAGGCGTACGAGCGCCTGACCGGGATGCCGTTCCGGGCGTAA